A part of Salvelinus alpinus chromosome 23, SLU_Salpinus.1, whole genome shotgun sequence genomic DNA contains:
- the LOC139550402 gene encoding proteasome subunit beta type-5-like: MALSSVLQSESADFSFNNDLSFSFGCGFGQTDLGFGAAPGDRLNFAIKASLGPDEEDGPERKIEFLHGTTTLAFKFQHGVIVAVDSRATAGAYIASQTVKKVIEINPYLLGTMAGGAADCSFWERLLARQCRVYELRNKERISVAAASKLLANMVYQYKGMGLSMGTMVCGWDKRGPGLYYVDSEGNRVCGDLFAVGSGSMYAYGVVDSGLRQDLSVDEACELGRRAIYQATYRDAYSGGQVNLYHVHSEGWTRVSQEDVLKLHHQYQEPKKLRGEGGMVEGDGGRAL, translated from the exons ATGGCGTTGTCTAGTGTCTTGCAGAGTGAGTCTGCCGATTTTTCATTTAATAATGACCTGTCTTTTTCATTTGGTTGTGGATTCGGTCAGACCGACTTGGGATTTGGGGCTGCACCGGGCGACAGACTTAATTTCGCCATAAAAGCTTCACTCGGCCCTGACGAGGAGGACGGCCCGGAGAGGAAAATAGAATTTCTCCATGGGACTACCACCTTGGCTTTCAAA TTCCAACATGGCGTCATCGTGGCGGTGGACTCTCGGGCCACAGCTGGCGCCTATATCGCCTCCCAGACTGTAAAGAAGGTTATAGAGATTAACCCTTACCTGCTGGGCACCATGGCTGGAGGTGCAGCTGACTGCAGCTTCTGGGAGCGCCTGCTGGCCCGCCAGTGTCGCGTCTATGAGCTTCGCAACAAGGAGCGCATCTCTGTGGCAGCTGCCTCCAAGCTTCTGGCCAATATGGTGTACCAGTATAAAGGCATGGGCCTCAGCATGGGCACAATGGTGTGTGGTTGGGACAAGAGGGGGCCAG GGTTGTACTACGTGGACTCGGAGGGGAACCGTGTGTGCGGGGACCTGTTTGCAGTGGGCTCTGGGTCCATGTATGCGTACGGTGTGGTGGACAGCGGGCTGAGACAGGATCTTTCTGTGGATGAGGCGTGTGAGCTGGGGCGCAGGGCTATCTACCAGGCCACGTACCGAGATGCCTACAGCGGAGGACAGGTCAACCTGTACCACGTCCACAGTGAGGGCTGGACCAGAGTGTCCCAGGAAGACGTATTGAAGCTGCACCACCAGTACCAAGAACCAAAGAAattgagaggggagggaggaatggtcgaaggagatggagggagggcgtTGTAG
- the LOC139551233 gene encoding proteasome subunit beta type-11-like, with protein MALQDVSGFQDTPMSHRWNTPASLSGPMGDTTPLLDMADERILGWGRFKSSERDGEVPLRFFIPTPQSSVPFRCDNRHTSLSSLSTSSSPPTRRPFPLSHGTTTLAFVFQGGVIAAADTRASCSGHVACPSAQKILPIHSHLLVTTSGSGADCMLWERILAREIRLYQLRHGRRLSITGSAKLLSHMLHPFKGTDVCVAATLCGWDRCGPKLFYVCSDGTRLQGELFSVGSGSPYAYGVLDGEVRWSLNDQEAISLAREAVYRATHRDAYSGNCVDLFHITAQGYCRRDREDLREEYHRERERERVLNRGKEKSEEDKK; from the exons ATGGCTTTACAAGACGTCAGTGGCTTTCAGGACACCCCTATGTCTCACAGGTGGAACACTCCTGCCTCACTATCTGGGCCTATGGGAGATACCACTCCTCTCCTGGACATGGCTGATGAAAGGATCCTTGGTTGGGGAAGGTTTAAATCatctgagagagatggagaggtccCTCTGCGCTTTTTCATACCTACTCCTCAGAGCTCTGTTCCTTTCCGCTGTGACAACAGACACACGTCCCTTTCTTCCCTGTCCACCTCCTCATCACCGCCCACCCGCCGCCCATTCCCTTTGTCTCATGGAACCACTACCCTGGCCTTTGTGTTCCAAGGAGGTGTTATAGCAGCGGCAGACACACGTGCCAGCTGCTCAGGGCATGTCGCCTGTCCCTCTGCCCAGAAGATCCTGCCCATCCACTCCCATTTACTGGTCACCACTTCAGGCAGTGGTGCAGACTGCATGCTATGGGAGAGAATCCTGGCCAGAGAGATCCGCCTTTACCAACTACGCCACGGCCGCCGCTTGTCAATCACTGGCTCTGCCAAGCTCCTCTCTCATATGCTGCACCCCTTTAAGGGGACTGATGTGTGTGTGGCAGCCACTCTTTGTGGCT GGGATCGTTGTGGCCCAAAGCTGTTCTATGTGTGCAGTGATGGCACCCGGCTGCAGGGAGAGCTCTTCTCGGTTGGCTCAGGTTCGCCTTATGCTTACGGAGTGCTGGATGGAGAGGTGCGGTGGAGCCTGAATGACCAGGAGGCTATCTCATTGGCCAGAGAAGCTGTGTACAGGGCCACACACAGGGATGCATATTCAGGGAACTGTGTGGACCTTTTCCACATCACTGCCCAAGGATATTGCCGAAGAGACAGGGAGGATCTGAGAGAGGagtaccacagagagagagagagggagagggtgctgAATAGGGGAAAAGAAAAGAGTGAGGAAGATAAGAAATAG
- the LOC139550404 gene encoding protein arginine N-methyltransferase 5-like, producing MMASHSTGGRVSCGRDLNCVPEVADTLAAVAKLGFDFLCMPLFHPRFRREFELDPAKVRSGAHTRSDLLLCGRDWNTLVVGKLSSWIETDSEVETERRNSEAALVQELNFSAYLGLPAFMIPLKGPHCANLARVLLNHIQTGHHSCMFWIRVPLISSDDMRDDIIENEQTKHTDDGSNDEKTWAWWHSFRTLCDYNKRICLAIEVGANMPTNAVIDKWLGEPIKAAILPTRIFLTNKKGFPVLSKAHQQIIFRLFKLEAQFIFTGTSRHSEKDFRSYLQYLEYLNQNRPAPNAYELFAKGYEDYLQSPLQPLMDNLESQTYEVFEKDPIKYSQYQQAVYKCLMDRVPEEQKETNTQVLMVLGAGRGPLVNASLRAAKQADRKLRIYAVEKNPNAVVTLENWKFEEWGDQVTVVSCDMREWAAPEKADIIVSELLGSFGDNELSPECLDGAQNFLKDGGVSIPCSYTSFLAPLSSSKLYNEVRGCRERDKDPECHFETPYVVRLHNFHQLAEPKACFTFIHPTTDMNNNRYQCLRFSVGCNTVLHGFAGYFETTLYGDVTLSIKPETHSPGMFSWFPILFPLKQPIPVTKDDDVVVRFWRCNNGKKVWYEWAVTEPSCSAIHNPAGRSYTIGL from the exons ATGATGGCGTCCCACAGTACAGGGGGCAGGGTGTCTTGCGGGAGAGATTTGAATTGTGTGCCCGAGGTTGCTGACACGCTTGCAGCGGTCGCTAAACTTGG GTTTGACTTCTTGTGCATGCCTCTCTTCCACCCGAGGTTCAGGAGGGAGTTTGAGTTGGATCCAGCCAAAGTCCGATCTGGAGCACATACACGCTCGGACCTGCTACTCTGTGGGCGAG ACTGGAACACTCTGGTTGTTGGAAAGCTTTCTTCATGGATCGAGACAGACTCAGAGGTGGAGACGGAGCGCAGGAATTCAGAAGCG GCCCTGGTCCAGGAGCTGAACTTCTCAGCGTATCTGGGTCTGCCAGCCTTTATGATCCCTCTGAAGGGCCCTCACTGTGCCAACCTGGCCCGCGTGCTGCTCAACCACATCCAGACTGGACACCATTCCTGCATG TTCTGGATCCGGGTCCCCCTGATTTCCTCTGATGATATGCGTGATGACATCATCGAGAATGAGCAAACGAAACACACAGATGATGGCAGTAATGACGAGAAGACCTGGGCCTG GTGGCATTCATTCAGAACTCTTTGTGACTACAACAAGAGAATCTGTTTAG CCATTGAGGTTGGAGCAAACATGCCCACCAACGCTGTGATCGACAAGTGGCTTGGAGAGCCAATTAAAGCAGCTATTCTTCCCACCAGGATCTTTCTGACCAATAAGAAAGGGTTCCCAGTCCTTTCAAAAGCCCACCAGCAAATCATCTTCCGTCTATTCAAG CTTGAGGCCCAGTTCATCTTCACTGGCACCAGTCGTCACAGTGAGAAGGACTTCCGGTCTTACTTGCAGTACCTTGAATACCTCAACCAGAACCGCCCTGCCCCCAATGCCTATGAACTGTTCGCTAAGGGTTACGAGGATTACCTACAGTCTCCTCTTCAG CCCCTCATGGACAATCTGGAGTCTCAGACATATGAAGTGTTTGAGAAGGATCCCATCAAATACTCCCAGTACCAGCAG GCTGTGTATAAGTGTTTGATGGACAGAGTCCCGGAGGAGCAGAAGGAGACCAATACACA GGTGTTGATGGTGCTGGGTGCTGGGAGAGGTCCTTTGGTCAACGCCTCCCTGCGGGCCGCCAAGCAGGCTGACAGAAAGCTCCGTATCTACGCCGTGGAGAAGAACCCCAACGCTGTCGTCAC GCTTGAGAACTGGAAGTTTGAGGAGTGGGGCGATCAGGTGACCGTAGTGTCATGTGACATGAGGGAGTGGGCGGCACCTGAGAAGGCAGACATCATCGTCAGCGAGCTGCTCGGGTCCTTCGGGGACAATGAGCTGTCCCCAGAGTGTTTAGATGGAGCACAGAACTTTCTCAAAG ATGGTGGTGTGAGCATCCCCTGTTCCTACACATCCTTCCtggcccccctctcttcctccaagCTGTATAATGAGGTCCGGGGGTGCAGGGAGCGGGACAAGGACCCCGAGTGCCACTTTGAGACCCCCTACGTAGTCCGACTCCACAACTTCCACCAGCTGGCTGAGCCCAAGGCCTGCTTCACCTTCATTCACCCTaccacag ATATGAACAACAACCGGTATCAGTGCCTCAGATTCTCTGTGGGGTGTAACACAGTGCTGCATGGCTTTGCTGGATACTTCGAGACCACACTCTACGGAGATGTCACACTCA GTATCAAGCCAGAGACCCACTCTCCTGGAATGTTCTCCTGGTTCCCCATCCTCTTCCCTCTCAAA CAACCGATCCCTGTGACGAAGGATGATGACGTCGTGGTGAGGTTCTGGAGATGTAACAATGGGAAGAAGGTGTGGTACGAATGGGCCGTGACAGAGCCCTCATGCTCCGCTATCCACAACCCAGCAGGACGATCCTACACCATCGGCCTGTGA